A region from the Pontixanthobacter aestiaquae genome encodes:
- the lgt gene encoding prolipoprotein diacylglyceryl transferase, translating to MSLLSEAAASSAVLSATAPAIQWADLGLKEGIDLGFFTLRYYSLAYLIGILFFYWHLSKMIKQPGAPMAQRHADDLFFYGTLGVILGGRLGYAMFYQPELFTSFDGDGFVSWKLLRLWDGGMSFHGGLLGVLLAIFFVSRQGNLKFLRVADYVSVSVPMGMFLGRLANFVNGELWGRETDVPWAMSFPEVINGVTIAGPPRHPSQLYEAVLEGLLLLILLLFMFWRTRARYRPGLLVGVFTMGIAGGRFIAEYFRQPDAHLTEFAMNTGLSMGQWLTIPLILLGLAVTIWSLRQPPLASGAPNPSDA from the coding sequence CTGTCACTATTGTCTGAAGCTGCAGCGTCCAGCGCCGTTTTATCGGCGACTGCGCCCGCGATCCAATGGGCCGATCTGGGCCTGAAAGAAGGCATCGATCTCGGCTTCTTCACGCTGCGCTATTATTCTCTCGCTTATCTGATCGGTATTCTGTTTTTCTATTGGCATTTGTCCAAAATGATAAAACAGCCCGGCGCGCCGATGGCGCAGCGGCATGCCGATGACCTGTTTTTTTACGGCACGCTCGGCGTAATTCTGGGTGGTCGGCTGGGTTATGCGATGTTCTATCAGCCAGAGCTCTTCACCAGCTTCGATGGAGACGGGTTTGTAAGCTGGAAGCTGCTGCGCCTGTGGGATGGCGGGATGAGCTTCCATGGGGGCCTGCTCGGCGTGTTGCTGGCGATCTTTTTCGTCAGCCGTCAGGGCAATCTCAAATTTCTGCGTGTGGCAGATTATGTCTCGGTCTCGGTTCCGATGGGGATGTTCCTCGGGCGTTTGGCGAATTTCGTGAATGGCGAGTTGTGGGGGCGTGAAACCGACGTTCCTTGGGCAATGAGCTTCCCCGAAGTTATAAATGGTGTGACGATTGCGGGTCCGCCGCGCCATCCATCGCAGCTTTATGAGGCCGTTCTGGAAGGCTTGCTCCTGCTGATCTTGCTGCTCTTTATGTTCTGGAGAACGCGGGCGCGCTATCGCCCCGGACTGCTGGTTGGCGTGTTTACGATGGGTATTGCAGGCGGCCGCTTCATCGCCGAGTATTTTCGCCAACCCGATGCGCATCTTACCGAGTTTGCGATGAATACGGGCCTGTCGATGGGCCAGTGGCTGACCATTCCGCTGATCCTGCTTGGTTTGGCCGTGACCATCTGGTCGCTGCGGCAACCTCCTCTTGCCAGCGGGGCTCCTAATCCTTCGGACGCCTGA
- a CDS encoding class I SAM-dependent methyltransferase, with translation MDPQAPQQSGSLADSFRRLIRNTGPISLTHFMGESNTRYYADKDPLGRGQNGGGDFITAPEISQMFGELIGLWLADVWIRSGREEYIHYVELGPGRGTLAKDALRAARKYGLEPRIHFVETSQALKDIQLKTVPGAIWHDDLSTVPQDGPMLLVANEFMDALPIRQLVRSGGSWRERKVGLQDDDLVFVAGAQPMDSAVPVEMRDAPDGSILETCPGAAAVMYEIAGRLVDQGGVALIVDYGHDAMQLGSTLQAVRSHQKVEPFAMPGEADLTAHVDFATLANVAMSRDARHLGTVSQGDWLRALGIETRAQNLAARAPQYAEEIAAACDRLIADDQMGKLFKVMGLAGPQWPDAAGFAED, from the coding sequence ATGGATCCCCAAGCACCTCAGCAGAGCGGTAGTTTAGCGGACAGTTTTCGCCGATTGATCCGCAATACCGGTCCGATTTCGCTCACTCATTTTATGGGCGAGAGCAACACGCGCTATTACGCCGATAAAGACCCGCTCGGGCGTGGCCAGAATGGAGGCGGTGATTTTATTACTGCGCCCGAGATTAGCCAAATGTTCGGCGAGCTCATCGGTCTGTGGCTCGCCGATGTGTGGATTCGCAGCGGGCGCGAAGAGTATATCCACTATGTCGAGCTCGGTCCCGGTCGCGGAACGCTCGCAAAAGACGCGCTGAGAGCTGCCCGGAAATACGGGCTTGAACCGCGCATTCACTTCGTCGAAACCTCGCAGGCTCTGAAGGATATTCAGCTGAAGACGGTGCCTGGCGCGATCTGGCACGATGATCTCTCGACGGTGCCGCAGGATGGTCCGATGCTGTTGGTTGCGAACGAATTTATGGATGCGCTGCCGATCCGCCAATTGGTCCGCAGCGGGGGTAGCTGGCGCGAACGGAAAGTCGGCTTGCAGGACGATGACCTCGTGTTTGTCGCAGGCGCGCAACCAATGGATTCGGCGGTTCCCGTGGAGATGCGCGATGCGCCCGACGGGTCCATTCTGGAAACCTGTCCCGGTGCAGCGGCTGTGATGTATGAGATTGCCGGGCGCTTGGTCGATCAAGGCGGCGTGGCGCTAATCGTTGATTATGGCCATGATGCAATGCAGCTTGGATCGACTTTGCAAGCGGTCCGTTCGCATCAAAAAGTCGAACCGTTTGCGATGCCGGGCGAGGCCGATCTAACCGCGCATGTCGATTTCGCCACGCTAGCCAATGTCGCGATGTCCCGCGATGCGCGGCATTTGGGAACGGTTTCTCAGGGCGATTGGTTGAGAGCGCTGGGCATTGAGACCCGCGCGCAAAACCTTGCTGCGCGCGCACCGCAATATGCGGAGGAGATTGCCGCCGCTTGTGATCGGCTGATCGCGGATGACCAGATGGGCAAACTGTTCAAAGTTATGGGGCTCGCTGGCCCGCAATGGCCCGACGCAGCGGGCTTCGCTGAAGACTAA
- a CDS encoding ABC transporter permease/substrate-binding protein — MSEILEALLGLGDKLAAHVLLAASALALGIAVALPLAVWVSRSPRVAKVVLGFASLVQTIPALALLALFFPILLSLRVIFGEGLPTLGFLPALLALALYALLPILRNSVTAREHMAAGVLEAADGVGMTGWQKLRLVEAPLAAPYIMAGIRTAAVWTIGAATLSTTIGQPSLGDPIFAGLQTQNWALVLAGCIASAGLAIVADTLLGAVERGFAERNRSLVWGGAAIAVIGVALSAYSLRAQDKDAIVIGAKSFSEQYILTQLIGARLEDAGYDVQYRDGLGSAVVHNAVTTSQIDISIDYTGTVWTNQLKRDDNPGREEIYQTIVDWERETTGTLVLGKLGFENAYALAMRQDRAAELGIGTMEDLARLSPQLTIGGDVEFFERPEWIAVRDAYGLNFARTRNFTTTFMYDALTGGEADVISAYTSDGRVAADKLVIIDDSKGAFPSYDALVMISPESAKDAKLVSTLQPLIGAIDVEAMREANFAVDRLEDKKSPREAAQKLAETIGL; from the coding sequence ATGAGCGAAATCCTCGAAGCCCTTCTCGGCCTGGGCGATAAGCTTGCGGCCCATGTATTGCTCGCCGCATCTGCCCTTGCGTTGGGCATTGCAGTCGCGCTGCCCTTGGCAGTCTGGGTCAGCCGTTCACCAAGGGTCGCCAAAGTCGTTCTGGGCTTTGCCAGCTTGGTACAAACCATTCCCGCATTGGCGCTACTGGCGCTGTTTTTCCCGATATTGCTAAGCCTGAGAGTGATCTTTGGCGAAGGCCTACCTACCCTCGGTTTCTTGCCCGCGTTGCTGGCTCTGGCGCTCTACGCATTGTTGCCAATCCTGCGCAATTCGGTGACGGCGCGCGAGCATATGGCGGCTGGCGTTCTTGAAGCTGCGGACGGCGTCGGGATGACCGGCTGGCAGAAATTGCGGCTGGTCGAAGCACCGCTGGCCGCACCCTACATTATGGCAGGCATCCGCACCGCAGCCGTGTGGACTATCGGCGCTGCGACGCTGTCGACGACCATCGGGCAGCCAAGCCTTGGCGATCCGATATTTGCCGGATTGCAGACCCAGAATTGGGCGCTGGTTCTGGCGGGCTGTATCGCTTCCGCCGGTCTTGCCATCGTCGCCGACACCTTGCTGGGCGCCGTCGAGCGCGGCTTCGCGGAACGCAATCGCTCGCTGGTTTGGGGCGGCGCCGCAATCGCTGTGATTGGTGTGGCATTGTCCGCCTATTCGCTGAGAGCGCAGGACAAAGATGCGATTGTGATCGGTGCCAAGAGTTTCTCCGAGCAATATATTCTAACCCAGCTGATCGGCGCACGATTGGAAGATGCCGGATATGATGTCCAATATCGCGACGGGCTAGGATCTGCCGTAGTCCACAATGCGGTAACCACCAGCCAGATTGACATTTCGATTGATTACACCGGCACCGTCTGGACCAATCAACTCAAGCGGGATGACAATCCCGGGCGCGAGGAAATCTATCAAACAATTGTCGATTGGGAGCGCGAGACCACGGGCACACTTGTGCTTGGTAAGCTCGGCTTTGAAAACGCTTATGCTCTGGCCATGCGACAGGACCGCGCCGCAGAGCTGGGCATCGGTACGATGGAGGATCTGGCCCGACTCTCTCCGCAACTCACGATCGGCGGCGATGTCGAATTTTTTGAGCGCCCCGAATGGATTGCTGTGCGCGATGCCTATGGTTTGAATTTCGCACGGACCCGCAATTTCACTACCACTTTTATGTATGACGCGTTGACCGGAGGCGAGGCGGATGTGATCTCGGCCTATACATCCGACGGACGCGTCGCGGCCGACAAACTGGTTATTATCGACGACAGCAAGGGCGCGTTTCCGTCTTACGATGCGCTGGTGATGATCTCCCCCGAGAGTGCCAAAGATGCGAAACTGGTGTCCACGCTGCAGCCACTAATCGGAGCTATTGATGTGGAGGCGATGCGCGAAGCAAATTTCGCGGTTGACCGTTTGGAGGACAAGAAAAGTCCGCGTGAGGCAGCTCAAAAGCTGGCGGAAACAATCGGCCTTTAG
- a CDS encoding ATP-binding cassette domain-containing protein has translation MTDASSPPALSFRETRKIFADVVAVDSISLDIADHSFVALVGQSGSGKSTLLKTINRLVEPDSGSVLLEGEDVRTAFAPELRRKIGYVFQGIGLFPHLSVAENIGIGPRIAGAKLPSGRIAELLEGVDLDESYASRMPHELSGGQRQRIGVARALAADPHVLLMDEPFGALDPITRDALGNRVRALHERLGLTTVMVTHDMAEALLLADRVLVMDSGNIVADNTPKELLAGEGGDIAQGLVSVPRDQAKALAALAS, from the coding sequence GTGACTGATGCTTCCTCGCCACCTGCACTGAGCTTTCGCGAGACGCGCAAGATTTTCGCTGATGTTGTGGCGGTAGATTCTATCTCGCTCGATATCGCCGATCACAGCTTTGTGGCTCTCGTTGGCCAATCGGGTTCGGGTAAATCGACTCTCCTCAAGACCATCAACCGGCTGGTTGAACCCGATAGCGGTTCGGTTCTGCTCGAGGGCGAAGATGTGCGCACCGCATTCGCCCCCGAACTGCGGCGGAAAATCGGCTATGTCTTCCAGGGCATCGGCCTGTTCCCCCATCTGAGCGTGGCGGAGAATATCGGCATTGGTCCGAGGATCGCAGGGGCTAAACTGCCATCAGGGCGGATAGCCGAGCTTCTCGAAGGCGTCGATCTCGATGAGAGTTATGCCAGCCGTATGCCGCATGAATTGTCAGGTGGTCAGCGGCAGCGAATCGGAGTGGCGCGCGCATTGGCGGCCGATCCACATGTGTTGCTGATGGACGAACCGTTCGGTGCGCTTGATCCAATAACGCGCGATGCGCTCGGCAACCGTGTCCGTGCTTTGCACGAGCGATTGGGCCTGACCACAGTCATGGTCACCCATGACATGGCCGAGGCACTGCTGCTCGCCGACCGGGTATTGGTCATGGATTCGGGGAATATAGTGGCGGACAATACACCGAAAGAATTACTCGCTGGCGAAGGCGGTGACATTGCGCAAGGACTCGTCTCGGTTCCGCGCGATCAGGCCAAAGCGCTTGCGGCATTGGCGTCATGA
- a CDS encoding PAS domain-containing protein, producing MKLDTLKPWPVGEPPEPAMCGEDTRLSVLSAYGLDALEDDPELAEITSYVAKLCDAPVALVSLVEKERQRFLARAGLEERETPRPTSFCAHAMLEPEPLVIPDALSDSRFETNPLVTGHPHIRFYAGAPLISHEGAPLGSLCVIDTKARPDGLSDIQRDGLQVLASSVMRRLRHRRENLEQRAELQKSERRLRTLIDSLPDIAFSIRADGSFDYVNAQFEEIVGVESPKQAEDWRPIIHPDDHEPLFTDWYDTFARGEEFEGEFRLKQRDGSYRWSLTRVMPVAGDNDEGPRWFGTITDFEEAKRQVEARELLAKELSHRIKNIFAVIGGLVRLKSREYPEANAFSDDINATLDTLNRAHSYVTQDRSDKGDTLHGLIAKLLAPYGDTSGGRLSMTGSDMPVSNRSTTALALVFHELATNSAKYGAFSVAAGSVEISVKEADGLVAIRWQEVGGPAPKQNLGTGFGSRLVERTVNGQLRGELNRAFEESGLVAALTVPVDAL from the coding sequence ATGAAGTTGGACACTCTAAAACCTTGGCCAGTTGGGGAGCCGCCGGAGCCTGCAATGTGCGGCGAGGACACTCGTTTGTCCGTGCTATCGGCATATGGGTTGGACGCACTGGAAGACGATCCGGAACTGGCAGAAATTACCAGCTATGTGGCAAAATTGTGCGATGCGCCTGTCGCGCTTGTCAGCCTAGTTGAAAAAGAGCGGCAGCGGTTTCTGGCCCGCGCGGGCTTGGAGGAGCGGGAGACGCCTCGCCCGACCTCGTTTTGCGCGCATGCCATGCTCGAACCCGAGCCGCTGGTTATACCCGATGCACTCAGCGATTCGCGTTTTGAAACCAACCCGCTTGTTACCGGCCATCCGCATATCCGCTTTTACGCCGGTGCGCCGCTGATTTCGCATGAAGGCGCGCCGCTCGGCTCGCTGTGCGTAATCGACACGAAGGCACGGCCAGATGGGCTTAGCGACATCCAGCGCGACGGTTTGCAGGTGCTTGCTTCATCGGTTATGCGCCGGTTGCGCCATCGCCGTGAAAATCTGGAGCAGCGCGCCGAGTTGCAAAAAAGCGAGCGGCGTCTGCGTACGCTGATTGACAGCCTCCCCGACATTGCATTTTCTATCCGCGCGGATGGATCGTTCGACTATGTGAACGCACAATTTGAGGAAATCGTTGGTGTAGAATCACCCAAGCAAGCCGAAGATTGGCGTCCCATCATTCATCCGGATGATCACGAGCCGCTTTTCACCGACTGGTACGACACTTTTGCCAGAGGGGAAGAGTTCGAAGGCGAATTCCGGCTGAAACAGCGTGACGGATCCTATCGCTGGAGCCTGACGCGGGTCATGCCTGTTGCCGGTGACAATGATGAAGGCCCGCGCTGGTTTGGCACGATCACTGATTTCGAAGAGGCCAAGCGGCAGGTAGAAGCGCGCGAATTGCTCGCCAAAGAACTGTCTCACCGGATCAAAAATATTTTCGCGGTCATCGGCGGGCTTGTTCGACTAAAGAGCCGCGAATATCCTGAGGCAAACGCATTTTCGGACGACATCAACGCGACGCTCGATACACTCAATCGCGCGCATTCCTATGTTACGCAGGACCGGTCCGACAAAGGCGACACGCTTCACGGCCTGATCGCAAAACTGCTTGCGCCGTATGGTGATACATCTGGCGGCCGCTTAAGCATGACGGGCAGCGATATGCCGGTCAGCAACCGTTCTACAACTGCATTGGCATTGGTCTTTCATGAGCTGGCGACAAACTCTGCCAAATATGGCGCCTTCTCCGTGGCTGCCGGGTCAGTCGAAATCAGCGTCAAGGAAGCTGATGGGCTGGTGGCAATCCGGTGGCAGGAAGTCGGCGGCCCTGCGCCCAAACAAAACCTTGGGACAGGCTTCGGGTCGCGTTTGGTCGAACGGACTGTCAATGGGCAATTGCGCGGTGAATTGAACCGAGCGTTTGAGGAAAGCGGACTGGTTGCGGCACTGACCGTACCGGTCGATGCGCTTTGA
- a CDS encoding isovaleryl-CoA dehydrogenase, which produces MRATPDFDFQLGETAEMIRDTTARFADEQIMPLAEKADREDWFPKELWPQMGELGLHGLTVDEEDGGLGLGYLEHVIAVEEVSRASASVGLSYGAHSNLCVNQIRRWGNPEQKAKYLPKLISGEHVGSLAMSEAGAGSDVVSMKLKADAVQGGYVLNGTKFWITNATCADTLVVYAKTAPEQGSRGITAFLIEKDMPGFSIGQKIDKMGMRGSPTAELVFDDCEVPEENVMGPLHGGVGVLMSGLDYERVVLAGLQLGIMQACLDTVIPYLRERKQFGKPIGSFQLMQAKVADMYVALQSARAYTYAVAKSCDAEQTTRFDAAGCILLASENAFKVAAEAVQALGGAGYTKDWPVERYLRDAKLLDIGAGTNEIRRMLIGRELIGAAG; this is translated from the coding sequence ATGCGCGCGACCCCCGATTTTGACTTTCAACTGGGTGAAACAGCGGAAATGATTCGCGATACCACCGCCCGCTTTGCCGATGAGCAGATCATGCCTCTCGCAGAGAAAGCGGACCGCGAAGACTGGTTTCCCAAAGAACTATGGCCGCAAATGGGCGAGTTGGGCCTGCACGGCCTGACCGTTGATGAGGAAGATGGCGGCCTCGGCCTCGGCTATCTGGAGCATGTGATTGCGGTTGAGGAAGTCAGCCGCGCTAGCGCGTCGGTGGGCCTGTCCTACGGCGCGCATTCCAATCTGTGCGTCAACCAGATCCGCCGCTGGGGCAATCCCGAGCAGAAGGCCAAATATTTGCCTAAGCTAATTTCAGGCGAGCATGTCGGGTCGCTTGCGATGAGCGAGGCCGGCGCAGGTTCTGACGTCGTGTCGATGAAGCTGAAGGCAGATGCGGTACAAGGCGGCTATGTCCTCAACGGCACAAAATTCTGGATCACCAATGCGACCTGCGCTGATACGTTGGTGGTCTATGCCAAGACCGCGCCCGAGCAGGGCAGCCGCGGCATCACCGCGTTCCTGATCGAGAAAGACATGCCCGGTTTCAGCATCGGCCAGAAGATCGACAAAATGGGTATGCGCGGCTCCCCCACGGCAGAACTGGTGTTCGACGATTGCGAAGTGCCCGAAGAAAATGTCATGGGCCCGCTCCATGGCGGGGTCGGTGTGTTGATGAGCGGGCTCGATTACGAGCGCGTGGTTCTGGCCGGATTGCAGCTGGGCATTATGCAGGCGTGTTTGGATACAGTGATCCCGTATCTGCGCGAGCGGAAGCAGTTCGGTAAGCCTATCGGATCGTTCCAACTGATGCAGGCCAAGGTCGCCGATATGTATGTCGCGCTGCAATCGGCGAGGGCTTATACCTATGCGGTGGCCAAAAGCTGCGATGCCGAGCAGACAACGCGCTTCGATGCCGCTGGTTGCATTTTGCTGGCGTCGGAGAACGCCTTCAAAGTGGCAGCCGAAGCCGTGCAGGCCTTGGGCGGCGCTGGCTATACCAAAGACTGGCCGGTTGAGCGGTATCTGCGCGATGCGAAACTGCTCGACATTGGAGCAGGCACGAACGAGATTCGTCGCATGCTCATTGGGCGCGAACTGATCGGGGCGGCGGGGTGA
- a CDS encoding carboxyl transferase domain-containing protein, translating to MTAPVLTSKLDIESPDAKANTAHNRGLVDDLREKVAKTALGGSEGSRERHVGRGKLLPRDRVERLLDPGSPFLEIGQLAANGMYGKDDIAAAGMIAGIGRVSGRQAMIVCNDATVKGGTYYPMTVKKHLRAQEIAQENNLPCVYLVDSGGANLPHQAEVFPDRDHFGRIFFNQANMSARGIPQIACVMGSCTAGGAYVPAMSDETVIVREQGTIFLAGPPLVKAATGEEISAEDLGGGDLHAKKSGVVDHLAENDEHALTIVRDIVSHLGPNEGAKVELKDPRLPKFDAEELYSIIPDDVRAPYDVKEVIARIVDGSEFHEFKAHYGSTLVCGFAHIWGMPVAILANNGVLFSESAQKGAHFIELAAQRGIPLLFLQNISGFMVGGKYEAEGIAKHGAKLVTAVATAQVPKITVVIGGSFGAGNYGMAGRAYSPRFLFTWPNARISVMGGEQAASVLATVHRDADSWTEEEAEAFKAPIRQKYEDEGNPYYATARLWDDGVIDPAQTRDVLGLAFAATLEAPFADRPSFGVFRM from the coding sequence ATGACCGCACCCGTTCTGACATCGAAACTGGATATCGAAAGCCCTGATGCGAAAGCCAATACAGCGCATAATCGCGGGTTGGTGGATGATTTGCGTGAGAAGGTCGCGAAGACCGCCCTCGGCGGCTCCGAAGGTAGCCGTGAGCGCCATGTTGGGCGCGGCAAACTGCTCCCGCGCGACCGCGTCGAGCGGCTGCTTGATCCCGGTTCGCCGTTTCTGGAGATTGGCCAGCTCGCGGCGAATGGCATGTATGGCAAGGATGATATTGCCGCTGCGGGTATGATCGCGGGGATCGGCCGCGTGTCGGGTCGGCAGGCGATGATCGTCTGCAACGACGCCACCGTGAAAGGCGGCACGTATTATCCGATGACGGTGAAGAAGCATCTTCGCGCGCAGGAAATTGCGCAGGAGAACAATTTGCCCTGCGTCTATCTAGTCGATAGCGGCGGCGCGAATTTGCCGCATCAAGCAGAGGTGTTTCCGGACCGCGACCACTTTGGCCGCATCTTCTTCAACCAGGCCAATATGTCGGCGCGCGGTATTCCGCAGATTGCTTGTGTGATGGGCAGCTGCACCGCTGGCGGGGCCTATGTTCCCGCCATGTCGGACGAGACGGTAATTGTGCGTGAGCAAGGCACGATCTTCCTCGCCGGACCGCCGCTGGTGAAAGCCGCAACGGGTGAAGAAATCAGCGCCGAAGATTTGGGCGGCGGCGATCTACACGCCAAGAAATCAGGCGTGGTCGATCATCTGGCGGAAAATGACGAACATGCGTTGACAATTGTGCGCGATATTGTCAGCCATCTTGGCCCAAATGAAGGCGCCAAGGTTGAATTAAAAGACCCGCGACTACCCAAGTTCGATGCGGAAGAGCTCTACTCGATCATCCCCGACGATGTGCGCGCGCCGTACGATGTGAAGGAAGTAATCGCGCGGATCGTCGACGGCAGCGAGTTCCACGAATTCAAGGCGCATTATGGTAGCACTCTGGTGTGCGGCTTCGCGCATATTTGGGGCATGCCGGTGGCGATCCTCGCCAACAATGGCGTGCTGTTTTCGGAAAGCGCGCAGAAGGGCGCGCACTTTATCGAACTGGCGGCCCAGCGCGGAATTCCACTACTGTTCTTGCAGAATATCTCCGGCTTTATGGTCGGCGGGAAATATGAGGCGGAAGGCATCGCCAAGCATGGCGCGAAGCTGGTGACAGCGGTTGCCACGGCGCAGGTACCCAAGATCACGGTGGTAATCGGCGGCAGCTTCGGCGCGGGCAATTACGGCATGGCCGGCCGCGCTTACTCGCCGCGTTTCCTGTTCACCTGGCCCAATGCGCGCATCAGCGTGATGGGCGGTGAGCAAGCCGCATCGGTCCTCGCCACCGTCCACCGCGATGCTGATAGCTGGACCGAAGAAGAAGCCGAGGCCTTCAAAGCCCCGATCCGCCAGAAATATGAAGACGAAGGTAACCCATACTACGCCACCGCGCGGCTGTGGGATGACGGCGTGATTGATCCGGCACAGACACGCGATGTGCTGGGTCTGGCCTTTGCCGCGACGCTAGAAGCACCGTTCGCAGATCGTCCAAGCTTCGGTGTGTTTAGGATGTGA
- a CDS encoding endonuclease domain-containing protein, whose product MFKDIAPPPKTGPVGKARKLRQKMSLPEVLLWKILRTRPQGLKFRRQHASGAYILDFYCSDARLAIEVDGIAHDMGDHPDRDSNRDAWFAEQGIKTLRIPASEVLHDSDAAAEALVTFARSLLPLHHPAALAGPPPQDELGED is encoded by the coding sequence ATGTTCAAAGACATCGCGCCACCCCCGAAAACCGGACCAGTCGGCAAAGCGCGAAAGCTACGCCAGAAGATGTCACTCCCCGAAGTGTTGCTCTGGAAGATATTGCGAACAAGGCCTCAAGGGCTGAAGTTTCGCCGACAGCATGCGTCTGGCGCGTATATTCTTGATTTCTATTGTAGCGATGCGCGGCTGGCTATTGAGGTTGACGGGATCGCGCATGACATGGGCGATCACCCGGATCGCGATAGCAACCGCGATGCATGGTTCGCTGAGCAAGGCATCAAGACATTGCGAATTCCTGCTTCTGAAGTGTTGCATGATTCCGATGCTGCCGCTGAGGCTCTAGTAACATTCGCCAGATCGCTTTTACCCCTCCACCACCCAGCTGCGCTGGCCGGTCCCCCTCCCCAAGACGAGCTTGGGGAGGATTGA
- a CDS encoding zinc metalloprotease translates to MRHIKTAATLILCIIAMQYLHELGHALTAKAFGYNVVMTINRVSEVHGVGYSPIYEANLVAAAGPAVTILIAVLAYWARARLGALAPIVIGNAMVMRLIASVVSFSSPNDEARLSANLGMPIWVLPVLVCTVLIAIFVAIARERKMGWQWYLAMWAGVSIGYSAVIMGESYFPSFVL, encoded by the coding sequence ATGCGCCACATCAAAACCGCCGCCACCCTCATCCTCTGCATCATCGCCATGCAATATCTACACGAGCTGGGTCATGCGCTGACGGCCAAGGCATTTGGATATAATGTGGTGATGACGATCAATCGGGTGTCGGAGGTTCACGGTGTCGGATATTCGCCCATCTATGAGGCTAATTTGGTCGCTGCGGCTGGTCCGGCGGTGACCATTCTTATCGCTGTTCTGGCCTATTGGGCAAGGGCACGGCTTGGAGCGCTGGCCCCGATTGTCATCGGCAACGCGATGGTGATGCGGCTGATTGCATCTGTCGTCTCGTTCTCCAGCCCCAATGACGAAGCGCGGCTCAGCGCCAATCTGGGTATGCCTATATGGGTGCTTCCCGTTCTCGTCTGTACCGTCCTGATCGCAATCTTCGTGGCGATAGCGCGTGAGCGAAAAATGGGTTGGCAATGGTATCTGGCGATGTGGGCAGGCGTCTCGATTGGCTATAGCGCGGTCATTATGGGGGAGAGCTATTTCCCGAGCTTTGTTCTTTAG
- a CDS encoding 1-acyl-sn-glycerol-3-phosphate acyltransferase yields MTDATARAHHRAPSLLSRIVRRIIIWIYNLKGWKIDGGLPKDLDKYVIAGAPHTSNWDFVFFAGATEVEGVRPNFMGKHTLFKGIMRNFMFDMGGIPIDRTKRMNVVEQVAEEYAKRDELALVIAVEGSRTTDGSWKSGFYNIAMAAKVPIVAAWVCNERNVLGFSDPFWPTGNYGEDLAKIAAFMRSKLPDFERYKVLEAQAKKLIQDAKA; encoded by the coding sequence ATGACTGACGCAACGGCCCGCGCGCACCATCGCGCACCATCATTGCTTTCGCGCATTGTGCGCCGGATCATCATCTGGATTTACAATCTCAAGGGCTGGAAAATCGATGGCGGCTTACCCAAAGATCTCGATAAATATGTGATTGCTGGCGCTCCGCATACCTCCAATTGGGACTTCGTTTTCTTTGCCGGTGCGACTGAGGTGGAGGGCGTCCGCCCCAATTTCATGGGCAAGCATACTTTGTTCAAAGGCATTATGCGTAATTTCATGTTCGATATGGGCGGCATCCCGATTGACCGGACCAAGCGGATGAATGTGGTCGAGCAAGTCGCGGAGGAGTATGCGAAGCGCGATGAACTGGCGCTGGTGATCGCTGTCGAGGGATCGCGGACGACTGACGGCAGCTGGAAATCCGGTTTCTATAACATCGCTATGGCCGCGAAAGTCCCGATTGTTGCGGCCTGGGTGTGCAACGAGCGCAATGTTCTTGGTTTTAGCGATCCGTTCTGGCCAACGGGTAATTACGGCGAAGACCTCGCTAAAATCGCGGCCTTTATGCGGTCTAAACTGCCGGATTTCGAGCGTTACAAGGTGCTTGAGGCGCAGGCGAAAAAGTTGATACAGGACGCCAAAGCCTAA